One stretch of Arachis hypogaea cultivar Tifrunner chromosome 20, arahy.Tifrunner.gnm2.J5K5, whole genome shotgun sequence DNA includes these proteins:
- the LOC112785236 gene encoding ABC transporter G family member 5-like, producing the protein MKKQGCEVEAIGINYKICTGTTEQTFKIFRKPPQLNNEEHGEAPEPAEEARTNDHRSFCSRVRHILWDVNCVAKPSEVLAVVGPSGAGKSSLLEILAGKVCPTKGSILVNKKTVDKAQIRKISGYVTQKDILFPLLTVEETLMFSAKLRLNLPKQQLCSRVKSLIQELGLGHVARTRVGDEKVRGISGGEKRRVSIAIEVVHDPKVLILDEPTSGLDSTSAMQIIGMLKVMSESRGRTIIFSIHQPGFRIVKMFNSILLLANGSVLHHGTVDLLGVNLRLMGLELPLHVNVVEFAIESIDTIQQQQKCEEDQQQVPQRLRGIAPRKKGNDRGESRSGRFTLQQLFQQSKVTDVGMINEEMDFTCEFANSRLRETIILTHRFAKIILRTKELFACRTIQMLISGLVLGSVFCHLKDGLEGAQERVGLFAFILTFLLSCTTEALPIFLQEREILMRETSSGSYRVSSYAIANALVFLPFLLILAILFTMPLYWLVGLNKNFAAFLNFLLIIWLILYTATSVVVCFSALVPNFIVGNAVISGVIGSFFLFSGYFISKNEIPKYWIFMHYVSLYKYPFEGFLINEFSNSKKCLEYMFGACLVKGEDVLKEKGYGGENSRWKNLGMILCFILIYRLISYVFLRYRCSKSIII; encoded by the coding sequence ATGAAGAAGCAAGGGTGTGAGGTTGAAGCAATAGGCATCAACTACAAGATTTGCACAGGCACAACAGAGCAAACTTTCAAGATCTTCAGAAAACCTCCACAACTGAATAATGAAGAACATGGAGAGGCACCAGAACCAGCAGAGGAAGCAAGAACTAATGATCACAGATCATTCTGCAGCAGAGTTAGGCATATTCTCTGGGATGTGAACTGCGTGGCGAAGCCGTCGGAAGTTCTGGCAGTTGTTGGTCCAAGTGGGGCTGGAAAATCATCCCTCCTTGAGATTCTTGCCGGCAAAGTTTGTCCGACAAAAGGGTCTATCTTGGTGAACAAGAAAACTGTAGATAAAGCACAGATCAGGAAGATTTCGGGGTATGTAACACAAAAAGATATCTTATTTCCATTACTTACGGTTGAAGAAACATTGATGTTTAGTGCAAAGTTAAGGCTGAATCTTCCTAAGCAACAACTATGCTCCAGAGTGAAGTCACTGATTCAGGAACTTGGTCTTGGCCATGTTGCTAGGACTAGAGTCGGAGATGAAAAGGTTCGGGGAATATCCGGTGGCGAGAAGCGCCGCGTTTCAATTGCCATAGAAGTAGTACATGATCCAAAAGTGCTGATTCTGGATGAACCAACTTCAGGCCTCGACAGTACTAGTGCAATGCAGATAATTGGTATGCTAAAAGTCATGTCCGAATCGAGGGGACGAACTATAATCTTCAGTATCCATCAACCTGGGTTCAGaatagtgaaaatgttcaattcaATATTGTTGTTAGCCAATGGTTCTGTGTTGCACCATGGCACTGTGGATTTGCTAGGTGTGAATCTAAGGTTAATGGGTTTAGAGCTTCCTCTTCATGTTAACGTAGTTGAATTCGCCATTGAGTCTATTGATACCATTCAGCAGCAACAAAAATGTGAAGAAGATCAGCAGCAAGTGCCACAAAGATTGCGAGGAATTGCACCACGGAAGAAAGGCAATGATCGAGGCGAGAGTAGAAGTGGTAGGTTTACTCTGCAGCAGCTCTTTCAACAATCCAAGGTAACTGATGTTGGAATGATCAATGAGGAAATGGATTTCACTTGTGAGTTTGCTAATTCTAGATTGAGAGAAACTATTATTCTCACTCATAGGTTTGCCAAAATCATTCTTCGCACGAAGGAGCTCTTCGCATGTAGGACAAttcagatgctgatttctgggcTGGTTTTAGGCTCTGTCTTTTGTCATCTCAAGGATGGTctagaaggagcacaagaaaggGTTGGTCTATTTGCTTTCATACTAACATTTTTGTTATCATGCACCACAGAAGCTCTACCAATTTTTCTGCAAGAAAGGGAGATTCTAATGAGGGAAACCTCTAGTGGAAGCTATAGAGTATCATCCTATGCTATTGCCAATGCCTTAGTTTTCTTGCCATTTCTACTCATTCTTGCCATTTTATTCACAATGCCCTTATATTGGCTCGTTGGCCTAAACAAGAACTTCGCAGCGTTCTTGAACTTCTTGTTGATAATTTGGCTAATTCTTTACACGGCGACTTCCGTGGTGGTGTGTTTCAGTGCTCTGGTGCCAAACTTCATTGTTGGGAATGCAGTGATTTCTGGTGTCATTGGTTCATTCTTTTTGTTCTCTGGTTACTTCATATCAAAAAATGAGATTCCTAAGTACTGGATTTTCATGCATTATGTGTCTCTATACAAGTATCCTTTTGAAGGCTTTCTAATAAATGAGTTCTCCAACTCAAAGAAATGCTTGGAATACATGTTTGGGGCATGTTTGGTAAAGGGAGAAGACGTGCTTAAAGAAAAAGGGTATGGCGGGGAAAATAGTAGATGGAAGAATCTTGGAATGATATTGTGCTTTATCTTAATCTACAGGTTAATTTCTTATGTATTTCTTAGATATAGATGCTCGAAGAGCATCATCATCTAA
- the LOC112785059 gene encoding pentatricopeptide repeat-containing protein At2g21090-like: protein MLPTDVTASSPEKKYSSLISKCITTKSFKFGKALHCHLIKTALFFDPFLTNGLIDVYSKCCCVESAEKAFDDLPNKTTRSWNTLISLYSKMCLFDKAYNLFDKMPHRNLVSYNSLISGSTRHGFHRESISLFRMMQMDSDCLMLDEFTLISVVGSCASLGNVKWLHQVHGVAVIVGIEGNMILSNALIDAYGKCGKPNSSYSVFCWMQENDVVSWTSMVVAYARASKLDEACRVFHNMPFRNTISWTALITGFARNRRCSEALNLFKQMLEEGVNPNAQTFVSVLGACADEALIGRGKEVHGKIIRYSNSEKNLFNVYLYNALIDMYGKCGDMKSAEILFEMAPMRDLVSWNTLITGFAQNGYGHESMVVFRRMMIETNMKPNYVTFLGVISGCSHAGLVHQGLELLDLMEQRYSIKPSPEHYALLIDLLGRKNRLKEAVDLIEKTPSRIRNHIAVWGAVLGACRVHGNLDLARRAAEALFELEPENTARYVMLSNIYAASGKFDDADKIRRIMKEKGLKKEAAHSWIELRDARHEFVAKDKFHPQIGEICEVNNKLVYHLKDAGYQPFSDYPLLPYEDDDFYFSI from the coding sequence ATGCTTCCCACTGATGTAACTGCTTCCTCCCCCGAAAAGAAGTACTCGTCCCTGATTTCCAAGTGCATCACAACGAAAAGTTTCAAGTTTGGCAAGGCCCTGCACTGTCACCTCATAAAAACCGCGCTTTTTTTCGACCCTTTTCTCACCAACGGTCTCATCGATGTGTATTCCAAGTGCTGCTGTGTAGAGAGTGCCGAGAAGGCCTTCGATGATCTTCCCAATAAGACCACACGCTCGTGGAACACGCTCATCTCTCTGTACTCCAAAATGTGTCTTTTCGATAAAGCGTATAACCTGTTCGATAAAATGCCTCACCGAAACCTCGTCAGCTATAACTCGCTTATATCTGGTTCTACACGCCACGGGTTTCATAGAGAATCGATTAGTCTTTTCCGGATGATGCAAATGGATAGTGATTGTCTGATGTTGGACGAGTTCACGCTTATTAGCGTAGTTGGGAGCTGTGCTAGTTTAGGTAACGTTAAATGGCTCCACCAAGTTCATGGGGTGGCAGTTATAGTTGGCATAGAGGGTAACATGATCCTTAGCAACGCTCTAATCGATGCCTATGGAAAATGCGGCAAGCCGAATTCATCGTATTCCGTGTTCTGTTGGATGCAAGAGAACGATGTTGTGTCTTGGACATCTATGGTTGTGGCTTATGCTCGGGCATCTAAATTGGACGAGGCTTGCAGGGTGTTCCACAACATGCCGTTTAGGAATACTATTTCTTGGACTGCTTTGATCACTGGTTTTGCTAGGAACCGACGTTGCAGCGAAGCTTTGAATCTTTTTAAACAAATGCTGGAAGAGGGTGTGAATCCAAATGCTCAAACATTTGTAAGTGTTTTAGGTGCTTGTGCAGATGAGGCTCTTATAGGAAGAGGTAAAGAAGTCCATGGTAAGATTATAAGATATAGCAATAGTGAGAAAAACTTGTTTAATGTGTACCTATATAATGCTTTGATTGATATGTATGGGAAGTGTGGAGATATGAAATCAGCTGAAATTCTGTTTGAGATGGCTCCTATGAGGGATTTGGTATCTTGGAATACATTGATAACTGGATTTGCACAGAATGGTTATGGGCATGAATCAATGGTTGTCTTTAGAAGGATGATGATAGAAACCAACATGAAGCCTAATTATGTGACTTTTCTTGGAGTGATATCTGGCTGTAGCCATGCAGGTCTAGTCCATCAGGGTTTAGAGTTGCTGGATTTGATGGAACAGCGATATAGCATTAAACCTAGTCCTGAACATTATGCTCTGCTAATTGATTTGCTTGGGAGAAAAAACAGACTCAAGGAAGCTGTGGATTTAATCGAGAAAACGCCTAGCAGAATTAGGAACCACATTGCAGTGTGGGGGGCAGTGTTGGGTGCTTGTCGAGTTCACGGCAACTTGGATCTTGCTAGAAGGGCTGCAGAAGCTTTGTTTGAGTTGGAACCTGAGAACACAGCAAGATATGTCATGTTATCAAACATTTATGCCGCGTCTGGCAAATTCGACGATGCTGATAAAATTAGGAGGATAATGAAGGAGAAAGGTTTAAAGAAAGAAGCAGctcatagttggattgagttaAGGGATGCAAGACACGAGTTTGTGGCTAAGGACAAATTCCATCCACAGATTGGTGAGATATGTGAAGTAAACAATAAGCTAGTTTATCATCTGAAGGATGCAGGATATCAGCCTTTTAGTGATTACCCTCTTCTTCCTTATGAAGATGATGATTTCTACTTTAGTATTTAG
- the LOC112785060 gene encoding uncharacterized protein, whose product MKPRHREEYAEDNEDEGDTEFSFWNPSNTMSSYMSDSKNMMKVVECSPFLPRSRRCSRIMDPSKIKAIEEGRKELMEMVQGMPDSSFELSFQDMVVHDKQVLQSEPYQDEENKHKQVRSSSSSSSNSSGKAQAKKPKKAKKSESINRPKQMMRVESMDSASFLLKLFIPISLKKPKVQNGSKNWSVKSSSSSSGGSGDKSRYFDRNLSFSQGCLPFSHYIKGIKKKVGG is encoded by the exons ATGAAGCCTCGTCACAGAGAAGAATATGCAGAAGACAACGAAGACGAAGGCGACACAGAATTCAGTTTCTGGAACCCATCAAACACCATGTCCTCTTACATGAGCGATAGCAAAAACATGATGAAAGTTGTTGAGTGCTCTCCATTTCTTCCTCGCAGCCGGCGTTGTAGCCGCATCATGGACCCTTCAAAGATCAAAGCTATTGAAGAAGGAAGGAAGGAGCTTATGGAGATGGTTCAAGGCATGCCGGATTCTAGCTTCGAACTCTCGTTCCAGGACATGGTTGTGCATGATAAGCAGGTGTTGCAATCAGAGCCGTATCAAGATGAAGAGAATAAACACAAGCAAGTTCGCAGTAGTAGTAGCAGCAGCAGCAATAGCAGTGGTAAAGCCCAAGCAAAGAAGCCGAAAAAAGCGAAAAAAAGCGAAAGCATTAATAGGCCAAAGCAGATGATGAGGGTTGAGAGCATGGACAGTGCTTCCTTCCTCCTTAAGCTCTTCATTCCAATTTCTCTTAAGAAGCCCAAAGTTCAGAATGGCTCCAAGAATTGGAGTGTTAAAAGTAGTAGTAGCAGCAGTGGTGGATCCGGAGACAAAAGCAG GTATTTTGATCGCAACTTATCATTCTCACAAGGTTGCTTGCCATTCAGTCATTATATTAAAGGCATAAAAAAGAAAGTGGGAGGATGA